The nucleotide window AGCCAGCTAAGGCGCCTAATCCAAGCAGAGGATTCGCACCAAACATGCACATCGTCAAAAATCATGGTGGGGTTGGCTTAATTCGGCTCGGGTTTCATTCCAACAGCCCCGTCGCTGCCCGAATGTCATAAAAAAAGCATGTCGAGAGAGATCTCGACATGCTTGAAACAGCCATGTGGACAAGAGCTTCAGCTCTTGTCTCGTCCTTCAAACAAAGCGCGCTCGGGAGGATTCGAACCCCCGGCACCTGGTACCGGAAACCAGTGCTCTATCCGACTGAGCTACGAGCGCATAACGATAACGACTTCAAATGCACAACGATTATTATACTGGATCTTCCGTCCGGATTCAAGAGGAAAATCCAACCGATTTCGTTGTTTCCGATCGTTGCGTACTCACGGTTTCCTTGAGCGTTTGAAAGCGGTTATAATTTGGGGGAGGGGGGAACGCAATGGAACTCGGATTGCTGCAACAGCAAACAACGAAACTCGTGATGACGCAGGAATTGAGGCAGGCCATCGCGCTGCTGCAATTTTCGCATCAAGAGCTGATCGATTTTATTCGCGAAGAGGAACTGAACAATCCTTTGATCGAAGTGCGCGAATCTTTCGTGGAAAGGCTTCCGGTCGTTTCTCCGTCGCGTTCGCCGCAACCTTTTTACGATCATGAAGGCATTTGCGCTCCGATGACGCTGAAAAACGATTTGTATCAACAAACGAGATGTTTACACATAAGCTCGGATCTGCGTGAGCGGGTTTTTTATTTAATCGATGCGCTCGATGAAGACGGCTATTTGCCGAAAACCATCCTTCCGCAAATGGCCGCAGAGTACGGGATTTCCGAACAGGCGGCGCAGGAATCGCTGGACGTCCTGCGACAGTTGGAACCGCCGGGGGTTGGTGCCCGTTCGCTTATAGAGTGCTTGCAACTGCAACTGCAGCGCAGCCATCCGGATAACGACCTCGCATTAACGATCATCGAACATGAATTGCCGCTGCTCGGTGAGCGAAAATGGCAGCAACTCGCCGATCGCTGCGATTCCTCGCTTGACGCGGTGAAAGAGGCGGCTCAGGTGATTCGTTCTCTTGTGCCGAAACCGGGAGCGGCTTATCAGCAATATGAACCGCATTATGTTCGTCCGGATTTGCTCGTCAAAAGAAATGAAGACCGTTTTGTCGTTACCTTATATGGAGACATGTCCTCTTACGTTCGTCTTAATCACCACTACCGTTCGCTGTTAAAAGGCAGCCCAAATGAAGCCTACTCATACGTTCGCCGGAAATACCAACGTCTGCTTTGGCTGCAAAAGAGCATCGAACAGCGGACAACCACACTGTTGCGGGTAGGGGAAAGCATCATTCGCCGGCAACATAAGTTTCTTGAAAAAGGAACGTCCGCGTTGGCACCGATGACATTGCGTGACGTCGCCGAAGATCTCGGTATCCACGAATCGACAGTCAGCCGGGCAGTGCGGAACAAGTGGATGCAAACGCCGTACGGGCTTCGTGAATTGAAATCTTTCTTTCCCTCGAAGGTTGCGTCACGGCAAGGGGAAACCTCATCGTCGCAAGTTAAAGCGCTCATGAGAACGATGATTCTCGCTGAGGACCTGACACGGCCGTTGTCGGATCGACAGATCGCCGATGAATTGCGGGACAGGCACGGCATTGAACTCGCGCGAAGAACCGTCGCCAAATACCGCGAACAACTGCACATTCCGCCTTCGGCCAAACGCCAATCATACCGAAAGGAGAAAGGATAGGACTTTTCTCCCGGTATGATTTCTTTATTTTACGAAAATACGAAGGACTCTAATTGCTGATTCCAGAATATTAACAATGTGGTAAAAACTAAGAGAACGGGTGAACCCTCATGAAGCATGTCGGCGAGGAAATCCGCAACCGGCGGAAACAACTTCGACTTACTCAGACGGACGTAGCCGGGGAAAACATGTCCATTAGCAAGTTGAGTAATATTGAAAACGGAAAGTTGCTGCCGGATCCTGCGACATGGAAGCATTTGCAGAAAAAACTAGGACTGAGTGAAGATCTGTTGAATCACAAGCAGGTACTCGACCAAATCCGGTTTATGCTCGAACAAGCGGAAACTTATGAAGCAACGCAGCTCATCGAAAGGGCGGAAGCGAAGTACCGTCAATGTATCGAACTGTGTGAACGTGCCCTGTTGTACGACAAAGCCGGCCAATGTTGCCGGAAGCTGGCCAACATCCAAATGAACAAAATGAACCATGCAAAAGCCATCGAAAGTTTGAAGAAAGCGTTGGAAATGTTTGAACGCACTGGAAATTGGGAACGAGCGGCCGAATGTGAAATGGCATTGACCCGGGTGTATTATCAGATGGAACAGTTCGAACGGGCGCTGCAGCTCGCACGCAGGACCTTACAGCGTATCCCGGAAGACGACGAGACATTGAAAGGGCGCGTCCATTACAACGTGGCTTCCGTTTGTTACCGTATGCAAATGTTCGACGAGGCGAACTTCGAATGTGACCAGGCGCTTTCTTATTTAAGAAAGGACGAAAAGCGATATCGGATGGCCGCGCTCATCTTGCAAGGTATTTTATTAAAAAGAGCAAGGATGTACACGTTTGCGGAAAACCGGCACGAAGAAGCCAAAACGCTCGCCTTGCAGTTGAACGACACGGGAAGTCTCGGCGTGTGCTGGCACAATCTTGGGGATGTGGCCATGGAAAGCGGCTTGTATGCCAAGGCGCAGGAATGCTTCAATACCGCCGTCGAGGTGAAGCGGGAAAACGGGGATCAGCAAAAGCTTGTACGCACTTATGCGTATATCGCCGAATTGTTTCGTCGGATGAACCGGCCTGAAGAAGCACTCAAATTGGCCGAGTGGGTATTGGCTGAAACGCGAAAGTCCCGCTTGAAAACCGATGAATTTCTGATCGTGAAAACACTGAGCTTGATATGGAAAGCACTCGGAGATGAACAACGATTTCTCGACTTGTCGTACAAAGCAATGACCCTTGCGGATCGACTTTCTTTTCGGTATGAAAAAGCCCAGCTGTTGGAACGAACGGCTCACTATTATCACGGAATCGGAGATGAAAAACGCTGCGTGGAGAAGCTGCACCAAGCTTTTCTCATAAAATCGGCTGACGAAGGGGAGGTGAAACAAGCATGAAAAAGCTGCTCATCGCCGTCTTGGCGTTGGCGCTCGCGCTCGGTGCCGGGAGCGCCTTCTTTTCTCCGACGGCCGCGATCGTCGCTGAAGATGAAATCGGCCCTTTTTAAATGACGGTTAAACCGGTCCTTTTGAGGGACCGGTTTTCTCATGAAAAAAACCAGCCCGTAAAAGGGCTGGGCTTGGGAATGAGAGAAAGAATTAGTAGACGCCAACCTGGTTCCAGGCGTTGGCGATCACGTTGTATTCGGATCCGTAGCCGTAGAGATCGGCGGCCGATTGAAGCAACGCGTAACGCGCGTCGCTGAAGTTCGACGTCGGCCCGAGGTACAAATTGAGCGCACGATAATAGATTTGTGCCGATTTGCTTCGGCCGATCTGACTCATCGTCAAGTAACCGGCTTTGTTCGGAATGCCGCTGTTTGTGTGCACGCCGCCGTTGTCGGAACTCGTGTACACGTACTCGCTCATATGGTCGGGCTGGCCGTATTTCGGAGGATTTTTCAAACTGCGCAAGGCGTCTCCGTAAACGCCGGGCGTGTACACTTCATCGCCGACGACGTAGCTTTCCCATTCGATAAGAACACCGAAGACGTCGGACATCGATTCGTTCAAGGCGCCGGGCTGGTCGTGATATTCGAGTCCGGCCGTTCTTTCCGTAACCGCATGGGTGATTTCGTGGCCGACGACGTCAAGGTCCCCGGAAAGCGGGCGGAAGGTAGAACCGTCTCCGTCACCATACACCATTTGCTGGCCGTTCCAGAACGCGTTGTTATAGTTGTAGCCGTAATGAACCGTCGAGCGGATCGTCGATCCGTAATTATCATAGCTGTTGCGGCCGAATCGATTATAATAGAAATCGTAGACGACACCGGCGTAATAGTTTGCATCGACGGCAGGGGCTTCGGAATATGCGGTGAACGCATTGTCGTAATCGACGAGGTAAGGACCGGGAAGCGCCGTTCCATTTTGCGCCGTGCGCGTTTCAATGACTCCGCTCATCGGTTTCGTGGTGTCGTATAAGTAATAATAGCCGCCCGATAAATACAGGTTGAGCGGTTTATAATCGCCCAGTACCCCGTACCCGTATCCGGTTGTCGGACCGTCGTATGCGACAGCATTGTATTTGTGCAAAATCGATCCGTCTTTTGCATCGACGAAGATTTGCCAATTGCCCGGTTCCGGCTGAATGAACTGCAAGACGACGTGATAGGCCAGTTTCGGAGTGCCTTCATCCTCGAAAATGACAAGCTGCACGTCTTCGTTCGTATTTTTTACTTCCTTTTTCTTCCCTGGAGCCGTTTCGATTTGCTTGTTTCCTTTTACGATCGTTTCAGCCTTCGTTAATCCGATCGCTTCCCAGCCGGCCTCAAGGGCTTCTTTTCTTGGAATCGCCGGTGTGACGGAATCCAATTTTTTGTCGAAGGAAGGGTCAACATCACCGTTTACTGCCCGCACGGTACCGTCTTTTCCGACGTGAACATAGAAATAGTTGCCTTCAACCGGTACGCCGTCGACCAGTTGCACAAACTTGAAATGTTTCATGCCGAGATCGTCCGTCGTCGTTTGTTCGAGCCGCAAATCTTGCTTCGGATTGAGATGGAAAAGGTCTTGGTGGTTTTTGATGTACGTTTTTACGTCTTTGGCGTTTCGGATGTTGCCGCCTGACAACACACCGGATAAGAACTCGAGTTGTTGATGATTCTCGCTCCATTCGGCCAAGAAATGATCGCCGGTTTGCTTCTTCATTGCATCCAAGGCTTCGTTCGCTTGAGAAGAACCGTTAGCAGCCGCATAGGACGGCAGCGACAAACTGAGCGACAAGGCGACGGTCGAGAGAGTAACCAAGCTTTTCTTCATGTTCAACCTCCTGTAAGATGATTTAGAGAACTCGCGAGAATTCTCTTTCGCTTACTGGATTCGTTGTTTTCCGGCAAAATGCCTGTCATCACGCATTACGAAAAAACGGGTTCAAAAATTTTACGAAACCTGAGCATTTCCCGGGAAATTTTTGTAGAAATTTGAAGAATCCGGTCTCATCGTGAAAAATCGGGACAAAAGTTTTCGAGATTTGGGAAATCCGTAGGAAACAAGGGGAAATAGCCGCATAAGTTAGGGCTTATTTCCTATCTCGGACGGAAATGATAAAATAAGCGTGCAACGTTGTGGAACGAGGGGGCGGCAGGATGATCGTGCATTTTTATACAAAAAAAGGATGTCCGCTTTGTGATGAGGGAAAGGCGATCACGGAAACGTTAGCCCGAGAATTCGCCTTTGAATTC belongs to Bacillales bacterium and includes:
- the rpoN gene encoding RNA polymerase factor sigma-54 — protein: MELGLLQQQTTKLVMTQELRQAIALLQFSHQELIDFIREEELNNPLIEVRESFVERLPVVSPSRSPQPFYDHEGICAPMTLKNDLYQQTRCLHISSDLRERVFYLIDALDEDGYLPKTILPQMAAEYGISEQAAQESLDVLRQLEPPGVGARSLIECLQLQLQRSHPDNDLALTIIEHELPLLGERKWQQLADRCDSSLDAVKEAAQVIRSLVPKPGAAYQQYEPHYVRPDLLVKRNEDRFVVTLYGDMSSYVRLNHHYRSLLKGSPNEAYSYVRRKYQRLLWLQKSIEQRTTTLLRVGESIIRRQHKFLEKGTSALAPMTLRDVAEDLGIHESTVSRAVRNKWMQTPYGLRELKSFFPSKVASRQGETSSSQVKALMRTMILAEDLTRPLSDRQIADELRDRHGIELARRTVAKYREQLHIPPSAKRQSYRKEKG
- a CDS encoding tetratricopeptide repeat protein, with the protein product MKHVGEEIRNRRKQLRLTQTDVAGENMSISKLSNIENGKLLPDPATWKHLQKKLGLSEDLLNHKQVLDQIRFMLEQAETYEATQLIERAEAKYRQCIELCERALLYDKAGQCCRKLANIQMNKMNHAKAIESLKKALEMFERTGNWERAAECEMALTRVYYQMEQFERALQLARRTLQRIPEDDETLKGRVHYNVASVCYRMQMFDEANFECDQALSYLRKDEKRYRMAALILQGILLKRARMYTFAENRHEEAKTLALQLNDTGSLGVCWHNLGDVAMESGLYAKAQECFNTAVEVKRENGDQQKLVRTYAYIAELFRRMNRPEEALKLAEWVLAETRKSRLKTDEFLIVKTLSLIWKALGDEQRFLDLSYKAMTLADRLSFRYEKAQLLERTAHYYHGIGDEKRCVEKLHQAFLIKSADEGEVKQA
- a CDS encoding M4 family metallopeptidase; its protein translation is MKKSLVTLSTVALSLSLSLPSYAAANGSSQANEALDAMKKQTGDHFLAEWSENHQQLEFLSGVLSGGNIRNAKDVKTYIKNHQDLFHLNPKQDLRLEQTTTDDLGMKHFKFVQLVDGVPVEGNYFYVHVGKDGTVRAVNGDVDPSFDKKLDSVTPAIPRKEALEAGWEAIGLTKAETIVKGNKQIETAPGKKKEVKNTNEDVQLVIFEDEGTPKLAYHVVLQFIQPEPGNWQIFVDAKDGSILHKYNAVAYDGPTTGYGYGVLGDYKPLNLYLSGGYYYLYDTTKPMSGVIETRTAQNGTALPGPYLVDYDNAFTAYSEAPAVDANYYAGVVYDFYYNRFGRNSYDNYGSTIRSTVHYGYNYNNAFWNGQQMVYGDGDGSTFRPLSGDLDVVGHEITHAVTERTAGLEYHDQPGALNESMSDVFGVLIEWESYVVGDEVYTPGVYGDALRSLKNPPKYGQPDHMSEYVYTSSDNGGVHTNSGIPNKAGYLTMSQIGRSKSAQIYYRALNLYLGPTSNFSDARYALLQSAADLYGYGSEYNVIANAWNQVGVY